ACACAGCCTGCTGTTAgagggaagggagtggggagcTCCTAGCCCCTGTTCAACTACATGGTAGGGGGGGCACACTCTCCCCGGAAGGAAAGGGGTTTGCTCCCTCAGGGTCTCTGCTGGACCAAGCCCATCTCTTACCCAGCCTGGGCAGGGGGCTCTGCCCTGAGGGCGGGCCAGGGAACAATGGGGAAGTGGATGTGGACAAACCAGTTCCCAAACTACTTCCCACTTCTCCCTCCTCCAACcagaagggggaaagggagaggccaGAGGTGAAAGGGTGTACTTATTAGGGCCTGAGCTGCAGCTGCCTCTCAGAAGGAAGAGTGGCCCGCGGCCTTCCTCCCTTCACCTTCAACCTACTCCCAAGTCTTCATTTGGGAGCAGGCTGGAGGCTGGCTGAGATCCTCCTTTCCCTCTGGCTTCCCTTAGAGGGAGAAGGCTGTGGAAGAGCGAGAACAGAGGAGCCCAGGCCCCAGGATTTATTCTAACTCCTGCCAagatttggctttttaaaaaataatcaacaatTCTTGGGTTAAAAACCAGTTTGTAACCAGGCATCAGCCACAATCAGAGCCACCCCAGGGGGAGATTGGGGTTCCAGACAGGGTACTACAGCCCTATCTCTTGTTCCCTTAACCCTCTAGGGTCCCTAACCCAAATCAGTCCAACCAGTCCTGGGTACTAGCTACCCAAATGTGGGATGGCTCCTCCTGAGAGGAGGACAGGGGACACGTCCTGCGAGTGCCAGAGAACATGGCTCAGGGTCAACTCCATCCCTGTGTCAGTCAGCTCTGCTCCCCGCCCAGACTGCAGGCCTCCAGCTCGGCTCCTGAGAGCCACGGTGCCCACGTGGAGGTGGGACGATACATCTCTTCAGGATGTAGACCAGGTAGGTGGGCACACTGGCACACAGTCCCACAGAGGGGCACTGTCTAGGCGTGGCACCCCTTCCCCCTCCGCTGACAGCCCAGAGCACAGAGACCACCCTCTCTTCCTGCCCCACTCCTAGCAAGGGGGGAGAAGTACAAGAGCAGGATTTTCCTCAGAGCCCCAAACCACAAGTACagaataaataacttaaaagcgGCTAAGGAAGGGGAAACAGGGCAGGCTTCAGAGGCAGGAGCATCGAGAGAGGAACTGGAGCTGGTCAAGGTTAAAGAGGGGGTGGCAAGCAGCAGTTGGGAACTTGGGCTGCCCTGGTAGGGCAGTGGGGCAGGGTAGGCAGGAGGAACATGGGGCCACCCCAGGAGGGTGAGGCTGGGCCCCTTCCTGGGGCAGGGAATGAGgtaagaaaacatttcaaataaagcaGCACCGTTCCCTCTCACCTTGGGGCCCCACTCCTCGCCAGCCCTGGGTCAGGGAGGAGAGGTAGGGGGGGAGTCATTTTGATACACAGCTCCCTCTTCctaccctccccctgcccttgaAGCTGTAGAGGCTGGAGGCCCTTTCCTGGCACCCAACAACAAAAGGACAGCTCCCGCTGCCAAGGAGGCCCATGGGGACTGAGGGGAAAGGGCTGCCCCTGTGAGGGGCAGGGAAGGCGGCGGCAGTTCTGGACGCCTACCTCAGCAGACAGCTCGCTGTGCCTGCCTACCCCTGGGATGGGGGCGTTTGATAGGCTTCTTCTGCACACAGACAGGACACGCCCAGCCCTGCTCCTCAGCTGCAAGCACCGGACCCATTCACATTGCtgagggcagctgggggaggcccCCTCCAGGCTCAGCTTCCAACCCACCGCCTCCCGGGTAGCCACGATGCTCCTCGGCAGGGCTTAGTCCagttcctggggtggggggcggcagtGCCCTGGCACAGTGCCCAGGTCAGGCCCCTGGCCTAGCTGGACATCCAGTAACTCACAGAATAAATAGGAAAACCGCCTCCCCACCGAACTTATGTCCAAGGCATAATATGTCCAGGTCTGAGTCCTGCACGCCGAGGGCTCGTGCTCCTTCGCAGAAGACCCTGACACCCCCCAGGGGTGCATAATTGGATCCTCTGCCTGCCTGGCCCACCAAACTTCCCAAGCCCAAACCCCCAGCAGCCGTCCATTTGCCAGGCTATGCCACCTGGGTGGGGGTCGGGAGGGAGGGCTCTGCTCAGCCAAAGGCTATCCCTTGCACCCGAGTCAGTTGATGTCATCGTAGATGCTGGGCGTCGGGGGTGCCGGAGGCTTtggctttttcttcttgttgGAGCCCAGGCCAGAGGCAGTCCCTACCAGGCTCAgatgggatttctttttcttggttttccGTGACTCGGAGCTGTTGGTACCTGAAGAGAAGGAGGCGCGAGGGTTGAGGGAGGGTCGTGGCAGGGGAACGCAAGGTGCTCCCCGTCCTTGGCTTCGGGCAGAGAGCCCCTGGGGCCCAGCTGTATCACCTACCTAGACCCCATCCCTGATTCTCACTCGTCTTGGAGGAACCTGAATCAGAGGGTGAGAGATCGGAGGAGCCATCCCACTGAAGCCGGCTGATCAGGGCCTGGCTGTCAGTCATGTCAAAGCTGTCATTATCCAGGGAACTCTCGACCTCTGGAAGGACGCTGGAAAGGGAAGAGGCCAGAGAAGGGCTTCAGGGATACCAATCGTCATCCTTAATCTCCACAACCCACCACCTTTCCTGGAGGGTCACTCACGCCGAGGGTCCAAGGAAATAAATCCGCACGGCTCGCCGCTGCTCATCCGTGTGCTGGGGGCAGCGCAGGGACCTGGTGGGGAGAGAATTATCAGACCCTGACAAGGCAGGAAGGGTCTGAGGAATGCAGGTGAAGGCCCTCCCCTCagcagaggtgggaggggtggACACAGGCAGGGAAGGGATGAACGGAGAGCCCCCAGATTGTGGCCTAAGGCCTGACCAttagaagaggggaggggaagggtgggagtCCCACTGCTCAAGTCCAGGGGTACTCCCGACCCGTGTGCCCAGGGTGAGTGTGCAGGAGGGCCCCCTGGCCCTGTTCCTAGGTTCTGAGCTCACCTTGTGCACATCTTCTTGGTGTGTTCAGAAATCACCCCACATTGCTGGAAGAGGAATATAAGCTgaaaggagggatggaggaaagCCTACTCTAGACACTAGACATTCTCTTCTGTACACATGCTAGACTGTAAGCAGAAATGGCCCCAGGGTGTCCACGGCAGACGGCCCCAGACCACCAATGGCCAGGAAGCCTAATTCCAGAGAGAGACCTAGGTGCCCTCACTGCCACGTCAGCAGCCTCTTTCAGGGCCTCAACCACTGCCTGTGGCTCAGCTCGCTCCCGAGGGCCTCCCCTTCCCTGGTCCCTCACCGTGGTGAGCAGGCTACGCAGCTCCTCCGGCCCCAGGGTCTCGTAGCTGATCCCAGTTGAGTTGTTATACTGGGCAAGAACCAGAGATACAGGTTAGAGAAGGGGCAGCCAAAGAAGGGAGGTTGCGGGGGGGGTGCAGAATCAGTCCCTCTCATCCCTTCCTAAGTGAGAAGGCCTTAAGACTGTCCAGCAGTTTTCCAACAATCCCTTTCATCCCACCTGCACAGGGGTAAGGGGTTGGGACCTACAGAGAACATACATATGGAAGACCTAAATACCCCATCTAGTGCTTCTGGCTGTCAGCATTCTGATCCCCACTTGTCCAATCCCACGCAACTCGCAACAAGGACAATGAGAGGGAACCTACAAGGGGCAGCCCCTACTCACCTTAAAAGGATCCGAATTGCTAAGTTcccctgaagaagaaaaaagaaggggaagGGTGTTTGATGCAGAGGTACAGACAGAGAACCCTGAAAATAACCAGAGAGGAAGTGGGGGTGACAGAAGGATCACAGGCCCTCCCTCGATACCCCAGCCCGCCCCCTGCgcccccctctgccctccagcaATGAGTCCCAGAAGACACAGCTAGAATCACTCCCGTTGTTCCAGCCCCACTTaccatttttgtgttttaaagacTTGGATCTTCGAGGGGAATTGGGGTTCTGGAATGGGAGATACCATAGCTTTGGGGAAAGGGTAACGATAAGGGGGAGCCGAGAAcccagggaaggaaaaaagatttgACAAAGAAGCATCCTCAAATCCCTACCCTTCCCCATCAGTAAGAGGCCCGTCTACCCagactccctcctcccaccttcccccaaGGCCTCTGCTGCCCTTCTGCCCACCAGACACCCTCATCCCAGAACCCAGAGAGGTACCCAGTGACCTCAGACTTGAGTCAAGACACCCGAGGACTCCCTACCCAAAGGGGAGGGTATGTGTCCTTCGCCCAAATCTCCCTCATGCTTGCCCCAGCTCTCACCTTGTCTGATTTCCTCTTCTTGGCTGTGTAGGACAAAAGGATAAAAGGTAGGGTCACTTTAAGTTCCCAATCTAAGGGCACCTAAAGCAAAGTACAAAGCTACACTCTCCCCCCTCATTCAGGATAACAACTTGTGACCGTTACATACCCAATTCCTGCGAGCCCGCCTCACCCCAATGGCCCCCAAATGTCCCAGATCCCCAAACACCTTTCTTCTCTGAGCCATAGGACCAGTCGTTGTCATTGATGTCATCGTTATCCTCTTGGTCACTCTCAGACTTGTTCATGTTGTTGCTATTGGCAATCCTGCCAAGGGTAGGGAAGAGGAAGGGTCAAGGCTGCCACCTCTCTGCCCCCGACTTCACAGGTAGAGTGGAGCATCTGGGGCCAAGCGTGACCCACCCTCTGCGCCCTACAAATGCCCCTGGAGGGCTACACCATGGGACGGGCTGCAAAAGGCAAGCCACTCTGGTTCTAGCAGGGGGAGAAGCCCTCACCGGCGGTTGGCGATTCGACTGCTGTTCCGACCCATTCCCAGGCACTTCTCCAGATGGGGAGCAAAACGGGAGGCGGCAATGCTGCGGCTGCAATTGGGGCAAACACACTCCTTGCTCTTCCACTGGTTGAAAACCTGTCCAAAGATGTCCAACCCCGGCTGGTCCACGAtctctggggacaggagaggcGTGTCGATCAGGGCGGGCAGGGGACCCTCACCTCTCGTTCCCACCCATGGCCCCACGGCCTCTTCAAAGCCCCTGCCTAAGCTCACAGGAGCTCCACGTTCTACATGTGGTGCGGCTGCCAGAGAAGGACCCTCCAAGCACTCCCAGGACAGGGCTAGACTGCTCTCCTTCAACCCTGAAGCTCACCAAAATCCTTCATGCTATCAGGGTCCGTGTCGTCCAGGAAGAAATAGCCACACTTGACAGCCCGGTGTACCTCAAAGCAGAATCCCAAACAAGAATCCTCGACCAGGTCCGCGTATATCTCCTGAGCGATGGCCTGGGCCCAGGGGAGAACATCCAGGGTCACAAGAGTCATAGTCCCATGGACTGAGAGCAACTCTCACCAACCAATCTCCTGCCAATTCGCCCTAGTCAAAAGTAATGCTTTCTCTGCCATTTTCCCCATCTTGACTTCgagttctttcttcttctggatcCTCGGGCCTTCTTAGCTGGCTATTCCCTTTAAGGAACAAGGCTGACTACCCAAATTCCTCTCTGGTGCGGATGCCAGATAAAGTAACGAAGAAACATCAAGAGAAAGAACTGGAGGCACACGTGGGGGAGCCCTCACCTCTAGTTTGCTGTTATCCAGGCCAGACAAAGACATttc
This sequence is a window from Pseudorca crassidens isolate mPseCra1 chromosome 19, mPseCra1.hap1, whole genome shotgun sequence. Protein-coding genes within it:
- the ATXN7L3 gene encoding ataxin-7-like protein 3 isoform X3, whose product is MKMEEMSLSGLDNSKLEAIAQEIYADLVEDSCLGFCFEVHRAVKCGYFFLDDTDPDSMKDFEIVDQPGLDIFGQVFNQWKSKECVCPNCSRSIAASRFAPHLEKCLGMGRNSSRIANRRIANSNNMNKSESDQEDNDDINDNDWSYGSEKKAKKRKSDKNPNSPRRSKSLKHKNGFSVCTSASNTLPLLFSSSGELSNSDPFKYNNSTGISYETLGPEELRSLLTTLIFLFQQCGVISEHTKKMCTRSLRCPQHTDEQRRAVRIYFLGPSAVLPEVESSLDNDSFDMTDSQALISRLQWDGSSDLSPSDSGSSKTSENQGWGLGTNSSESRKTKKKKSHLSLVGTASGLGSNKKKKPKPPAPPTPSIYDDIN
- the ATXN7L3 gene encoding ataxin-7-like protein 3 isoform X2, coding for MKMEEMSLSGLDNSKLEAIAQEIYADLVEDSCLGFCFEVHRAVKCGYFFLDDTDPDSMKDFEIVDQPGLDIFGQVFNQWKSKECVCPNCSRSIAASRFAPHLEKCLGMGRNSSRIANRRIANSNNMNKSESDQEDNDDINDNDWSYGSEKKAKKRKSDKLWYLPFQNPNSPRRSKSLKHKNGFSVCTSASNTLPLLFSSSGELSNSDPFKYNNSTGISYETLGPEELRSLLTTQCGVISEHTKKMCTRSLRCPQHTDEQRRAVRIYFLGPSAVLPEVESSLDNDSFDMTDSQALISRLQWDGSSDLSPSDSGSSKTSENQGWGLGTNSSESRKTKKKKSHLSLVGTASGLGSNKKKKPKPPAPPTPSIYDDIN
- the ATXN7L3 gene encoding ataxin-7-like protein 3 isoform X1, with protein sequence MKMEEMSLSGLDNSKLEAIAQEIYADLVEDSCLGFCFEVHRAVKCGYFFLDDTDPDSMKDFEIVDQPGLDIFGQVFNQWKSKECVCPNCSRSIAASRFAPHLEKCLGMGRNSSRIANRRIANSNNMNKSESDQEDNDDINDNDWSYGSEKKAKKRKSDKLWYLPFQNPNSPRRSKSLKHKNGFSVCTSASNTLPLLFSSSGELSNSDPFKYNNSTGISYETLGPEELRSLLTTLIFLFQQCGVISEHTKKMCTRSLRCPQHTDEQRRAVRIYFLGPSAVLPEVESSLDNDSFDMTDSQALISRLQWDGSSDLSPSDSGSSKTSENQGWGLGTNSSESRKTKKKKSHLSLVGTASGLGSNKKKKPKPPAPPTPSIYDDIN
- the ATXN7L3 gene encoding ataxin-7-like protein 3 isoform X4 gives rise to the protein MKMEEMSLSGLDNSKLEAIAQEIYADLVEDSCLGFCFEVHRAVKCGYFFLDDTDPDSMKDFEIVDQPGLDIFGQVFNQWKSKECVCPNCSRSIAASRFAPHLEKCLGMGRNSSRIANRRIANSNNMNKSESDQEDNDDINDNDWSYGSEKKAKKRKSDKNPNSPRRSKSLKHKNGFSVCTSASNTLPLLFSSSGELSNSDPFKYNNSTGISYETLGPEELRSLLTTQCGVISEHTKKMCTRSLRCPQHTDEQRRAVRIYFLGPSAVLPEVESSLDNDSFDMTDSQALISRLQWDGSSDLSPSDSGSSKTSENQGWGLGTNSSESRKTKKKKSHLSLVGTASGLGSNKKKKPKPPAPPTPSIYDDIN
- the ATXN7L3 gene encoding ataxin-7-like protein 3 isoform X6, with the protein product MKMEEMSLSGLDNSKLEAIAQEIYADLVEDSCLGFCFEVHRAVKCGYFFLDDTDPDSMKDFEIVDQPGLDIFGQVFNQWKSKECVCPNCSRSIAASRFAPHLEKCLGMGRNSSRIANRRIANSNNMNKSESDQEDNDDINDNDWSYGSEKKAKKRKSDKLWYLPFQNPNSPRRSKSLKHKNGELSNSDPFKYNNSTGISYETLGPEELRSLLTTQCGVISEHTKKMCTRSLRCPQHTDEQRRAVRIYFLGPSAVLPEVESSLDNDSFDMTDSQALISRLQWDGSSDLSPSDSGSSKTSENQGWGLGTNSSESRKTKKKKSHLSLVGTASGLGSNKKKKPKPPAPPTPSIYDDIN
- the ATXN7L3 gene encoding ataxin-7-like protein 3 isoform X5, with amino-acid sequence MKMEEMSLSGLDNSKLEAIAQEIYADLVEDSCLGFCFEVHRAVKCGYFFLDDTDPDSMKDFEIVDQPGLDIFGQVFNQWKSKECVCPNCSRSIAASRFAPHLEKCLGMGRNSSRIANRRIANSNNMNKSESDQEDNDDINDNDWSYGSEKKAKKRKSDKLWYLPFQNPNSPRRSKSLKHKNGELSNSDPFKYNNSTGISYETLGPEELRSLLTTLIFLFQQCGVISEHTKKMCTRSLRCPQHTDEQRRAVRIYFLGPSAVLPEVESSLDNDSFDMTDSQALISRLQWDGSSDLSPSDSGSSKTSENQGWGLGTNSSESRKTKKKKSHLSLVGTASGLGSNKKKKPKPPAPPTPSIYDDIN
- the ATXN7L3 gene encoding ataxin-7-like protein 3 isoform X8, producing the protein MKMEEMSLSGLDNSKLEAIAQEIYADLVEDSCLGFCFEVHRAVKCGYFFLDDTDPDSMKDFEIVDQPGLDIFGQVFNQWKSKECVCPNCSRSIAASRFAPHLEKCLGMGRNSSRIANRRIANSNNMNKSESDQEDNDDINDNDWSYGSEKKAKKRKSDKNPNSPRRSKSLKHKNGELSNSDPFKYNNSTGISYETLGPEELRSLLTTQCGVISEHTKKMCTRSLRCPQHTDEQRRAVRIYFLGPSAVLPEVESSLDNDSFDMTDSQALISRLQWDGSSDLSPSDSGSSKTSENQGWGLGTNSSESRKTKKKKSHLSLVGTASGLGSNKKKKPKPPAPPTPSIYDDIN
- the ATXN7L3 gene encoding ataxin-7-like protein 3 isoform X7 yields the protein MKMEEMSLSGLDNSKLEAIAQEIYADLVEDSCLGFCFEVHRAVKCGYFFLDDTDPDSMKDFEIVDQPGLDIFGQVFNQWKSKECVCPNCSRSIAASRFAPHLEKCLGMGRNSSRIANRRIANSNNMNKSESDQEDNDDINDNDWSYGSEKKAKKRKSDKNPNSPRRSKSLKHKNGELSNSDPFKYNNSTGISYETLGPEELRSLLTTLIFLFQQCGVISEHTKKMCTRSLRCPQHTDEQRRAVRIYFLGPSAVLPEVESSLDNDSFDMTDSQALISRLQWDGSSDLSPSDSGSSKTSENQGWGLGTNSSESRKTKKKKSHLSLVGTASGLGSNKKKKPKPPAPPTPSIYDDIN